One genomic region from Candidatus Methylomirabilota bacterium encodes:
- a CDS encoding GntG family PLP-dependent aldolase — translation MREAMARAEVGDDVWEEDPTVKRLEAMAAERMGKEAGLFVTSGTQGNLVSVLAQTRPGQEVVLDLDSHIFNYEVAGTSAIGGVQMRPLKTERGFLMPAQVREALRPANIHVPPTGLVCVENTHNRHGGTCCTPEEIAAVAAVAHGAGVPVHLDGARLFNAAVALRRDAREFTRPVDSLTFCLSKGLGAPVGSVVCGSAELIGRARRIRKMLGGGMRQAGVIAAAGIVALERMVDRLAEDHANARALAEGIAKLPGLSVDLASVQTNIVIFKLERPGGPPPESPVNELVKGCAARKVKIHAIGPAAIRCVTHKDVDADDIRRALDALGEIASRW, via the coding sequence ATGCGCGAGGCCATGGCGCGCGCCGAGGTCGGCGACGACGTCTGGGAGGAGGACCCGACCGTCAAAAGGCTGGAAGCCATGGCAGCGGAACGAATGGGAAAGGAAGCAGGCCTATTCGTTACGTCCGGGACCCAGGGCAACCTCGTTTCCGTATTGGCCCAGACCCGCCCGGGCCAGGAGGTCGTGCTCGACCTCGACTCTCACATCTTCAATTACGAAGTGGCCGGCACTTCGGCGATCGGCGGCGTGCAGATGCGCCCGCTGAAGACCGAGCGCGGCTTCCTCATGCCCGCCCAGGTGCGCGAGGCGCTCCGCCCGGCGAACATCCACGTTCCGCCCACCGGGCTCGTCTGCGTCGAGAACACGCATAACCGTCACGGGGGCACCTGCTGCACGCCGGAAGAGATCGCCGCCGTGGCCGCCGTCGCCCACGGCGCGGGCGTGCCCGTGCATCTGGACGGTGCTCGACTGTTCAACGCCGCCGTCGCGCTCCGGCGCGACGCGCGGGAGTTCACCCGCCCCGTCGACTCGTTAACTTTTTGCCTCTCCAAGGGCCTGGGCGCGCCGGTGGGATCCGTGGTCTGCGGCAGCGCGGAGCTGATCGGGCGGGCGCGGCGGATCCGGAAGATGCTGGGCGGCGGGATGCGGCAGGCCGGCGTGATCGCCGCCGCCGGCATCGTCGCCCTCGAGCGCATGGTCGACCGTCTGGCCGAGGATCACGCCAACGCGCGCGCGCTGGCCGAAGGGATCGCCAAGCTCCCCGGGCTCAGCGTCGACCTCGCCAGCGTGCAGACGAACATCGTCATCTTCAAGCTCGAGCGGCCGGGCGGCCCCCCGCCGGAGAGCCCGGTCAACGAGCTGGTGAAGGGCTGCGCCGCCCGCAAGGTCAAGATCCACGCCATCGGCCCCGCCGCGATCCGCTGCGTCACCCACAAGGACGTCGACGCCGATGACATCAGACGCGCGCTGGACGCGCTCGGCGAGATCGCCAGCCGATGGTAG
- a CDS encoding outer membrane protein assembly factor BamD — MLAGLILVGAGCGWLRPAPTPILPPEELYKLGEQGLDKRQYNEAREHFKKIVERHPNSSYASRGRFLIGEAFYRESEFDKAIKEFETFMAFYPRDRIADLVQYRLAMAYYDQIKPIEQDQTLAKKALEQFKKLVQDYPESRYATEALAKIDICRGRLAQKEVWVANFYFNQGNPGAARQRLEQVLKEYPRTLVIPEALWLLSEVYLREGKTAEARELLVRLESEFAHTEFGRRAVQRLRAQR, encoded by the coding sequence GTGCTCGCGGGCCTGATCCTGGTAGGGGCCGGCTGTGGCTGGCTGAGGCCGGCGCCCACGCCGATCCTGCCACCCGAGGAGCTCTACAAGCTCGGTGAGCAGGGGCTGGACAAACGGCAGTACAACGAGGCGCGCGAGCACTTCAAGAAGATCGTCGAGCGCCACCCCAACTCGTCGTACGCGTCCCGCGGCCGCTTCCTGATCGGCGAGGCCTTCTATCGCGAGAGCGAGTTCGACAAGGCCATCAAAGAGTTCGAGACGTTCATGGCATTCTACCCGCGCGACCGGATCGCCGATCTGGTCCAGTACCGGCTGGCGATGGCGTACTACGACCAGATCAAGCCCATCGAGCAGGACCAGACCCTGGCCAAGAAGGCGCTCGAGCAGTTCAAGAAGCTCGTCCAGGACTACCCGGAGAGCCGCTACGCGACCGAGGCGCTGGCCAAGATCGACATCTGCCGGGGCCGCCTGGCTCAGAAGGAAGTCTGGGTGGCGAACTTCTACTTCAACCAGGGCAATCCGGGCGCGGCCCGGCAGCGGCTCGAGCAGGTGCTGAAGGAGTATCCGCGGACGCTCGTCATCCCCGAGGCCCTCTGGCTGCTGTCCGAGGTGTACCTCCGCGAGGGCAAGACGGCGGAGGCCCGGGAGCTGCTCGTCCGACTCGAGAGCGAGTTCGCCCACACCGAGTTCGGACGGCGAGCCGTTCAGCGGCTGCGGGCCCAGAGATAG